GTAAAAAACCAATGATCACAGCAATCAGCGGTGCTAAATAAGCGTAGTGGGCAAACCATGTTTTTAAATCAAGTCCGGCTACATTCACGAGTATTTCAAATAACATAAACGACGCCACTACCCATGCAGTCACAAAGTGTGTGTCTTGGAGCACTTTAACCACTTTAGAGGATGGATTGCATTCATCCTCTTCACTGGTAATTTGTTTATATGTTTCGCCTTTAGACGAGTAAGCCCATACCGTGACAATAAATAGAGCCATGCCCGCACCAAATAAATGTATTCCAGTGTTTGTGTACTCTCCAAATTGGTTAAAGTCCACGTTAAATGCGATTAAAAACGCGATAATTAAACTTGGAAAAATCGCTAACATCCAAACAGGCTTACTGACTCTAATAATGCGGGTAGGCAATATTTTAACTTGGCGCGTTTGTTCTTTTAAAGAAGGGCGTAAAAAGTCGTGTTTATGAACTGTATTTACAAAAGCACCACACATAGTTCCAACAACTAATCCTATAGCCATTATTACAGCGCCCTCAGTAGGGCGTGTAGCTAAAAGTAAAAATGCAGCATCGCCCATTGTTGCTGTTAGTACGGCAACAATAGCACCAAAGCTTGCTTGACCTTTGGTAAATTGTGTAACCACTATTATAGCGCCCCCGCAGCCTGGTAAGGCACCTAGTAAAGCCGCAAAAAAGACCTCTAAAGCCGGTGACTTGGCACTTAGATAACTAAGCTCCAACTGAGGTAAACGCTCAATAGCGTAGTAATAAATCAGTAACGTAGCAGCAACAAATACACTGACTTGAAAAAAAGCGTCGCTTAGTGCGGTAATTGCAATATCACGAAGTGATGGCACAGCAAAGCACACCAACAAAAAAAGAGGGAGTAATAAGCGTTTATTTTGGCTAACAAAGCGTTTTGAAGCGGGCGTAATTAGTCCTATTTGTGTAATTGAGTTCATACAGTGTTACCAAATTAATAAACAGGGTAACACTGTATAATTTTAGTAAATGATAATCAATATCATTTAATTGTATTTAAATCGATTACTCACATGGAGTTTTTCGATATTAAAACCTTGGCTATTTGCGTTGAAATTCTGAATTTGAATTCCAAGTAGGCCATTGCTCTTGCTCAGAAATATCAAAACCTACTTTATAAAATAATTGTAAGTCTTGAACAGCGCCCGATAAATCCCACTCATCGCGGTAACGGTCACAAGGCTGGTGGTAACAACCGCGTAATACTAGGCTCATTCGCTTGCGATAATTGGCTGTTTCTTCATCCGCTGCTTGAGTACCACCACCAGCGTACATTGCAGGTATGCCCATATTGGCAAACGCAAAATGATCAGAACGGTAATAACCACCCGACGATGGTTTAGGATCGCCTGATAAAGTTCTACCTTGATCTTTTGCTGCATTAGCTAAAAACTCATCCATTTGAGATTTACCAATGCCTACCACACTCATATCTTTTACTTTGCCTAATAAATTTAAGCTATCCATGTTGATATTAGCAACCGTCTTGTTAGCTGCAATAACAGGGTTTGCGGCGTAATACTTAGAGCCAAGTAACCCTTGCTCTTCAGCGGTTACTGCTAAAAATGTCATTGAGCGGCTAGGGTGCTTTGGCAATTTAGTAAATGCCTCTGCAACTTCTATTAAGCCTGCAGTACCCGTTGCGTTATCGTGAGCACCGTTATAAATTTGGTCACCTTTGCGGCTTGTATCTGTGCCTAAGTGATCCCAATGCGCTGAATATACTACATGTTCGTCTGGCGATTCGCTGCCCGGTAAGGTCGCAATAAAGTTGTAAGACACTGACGTTTTAATTGTATTAGTCACATTAACAGAGGCGGTTAAATCACCCATATCAACATGATAAGCACCTTTTGCGGCATTTTCTTTAACGGTATCGAAATCTAAACCAGCTTTACTGAAAAGCTCTTTAGCCACATCACTAGTAACCCAGCCTTCTACAGCAACACGGTCCATATTGTTGTTTTCTTTTTGAAAACCAAATTGCTCACCACTCCACGAATTTTCAACAACCGACCAAGGATATGAAGCGGGTGCTGTTTCGTGTATAATAATAGCGCCTGCAGCACCTTGGCGACTTGCCTCTTCATATTTGTAGGTCCAACGACCGTAATAAGTCATTGCGTCGCCAGTAAATAAAGCAGGATCTTTAGTTGCAAAACCAGGATCGTTCACAAGCATGACCACGGTTTTACCTTTAACATCAATTCCTTCGTAGTCGTTCCAGTTATACTCTGGTGCATTAACGCCGTAGCCTACAAATACAAGCTCAGAATTTTCAATGCCTTCTTTTTCACTAATGCGGCTACTGCCCATAACCATGTCTTTTTTGTATTGGTAATCTTTGCCACCAATTGATAAAACCATGTTTGAATCAGCTTCTAGTGATACAAGGGGGACTTCTTGTAAAAAGCTATCGCCATTGCCAGGCTCAAAACCCAATGCTTTAAATTGGGTTGTTAAATAATCTAATGTTAGTTTTTCGCCAGGTGACGAAGGCGCTCGGCCACCAAATTCGTCAGATGCCAATACTTTTATGTGTTTTGCTAACTCATCGGCTTTTATACTGTTATAGCCATTAGTTACATCTGAAGGAGTTATGCTTGTTGCTGCACAGCCAGCTAAAACAGCGCTGGCAAGAAGTGTGAGAGATAAATTGCGTTTCATATTAACTCGATTATTGTTTTAAGATTAAATAAGTATATTAACTTCTATTAAGTAGGGCTAGCTTTTGCGGTAAACTGTTACAAAATTAAAGGCCTATACAAGTTAGAAATTTATAATAATGAAGCGTTTTACTCCTCCTGAACAATGGCAACCCAATTGCCTAAAAACGGGTGCATTTAATCACCTAAACAGCTTGTTTAAACTTAATGAGCAAACTCAATGGCCTTCACCAAAATGGTTTACTCCTTATTTAAATGCAACGAACGAGAATAATTTACCGATACAGTTTGTTGACGATGCACAAATAGATTTTGCTGAGCGCTATTACGAACAAGTAATTTTTGAAACTGGTGAAGTACCCACACGGACAGAAAATTGGCACGATCTATTCGGTGGTTTTATTTGGTGCTTATTTCCTAAAACAAAATCACTTATAAATCATCGGCATGTTCAGGACATTGCCGAATATGGTTTAACTAAGCGCACCAAACACAGAAACGCACTCACACTATTTGATGAATGTGGTGTTGTACTGGCCATTAGTGACAGTAAATGGCAAACCTGGCTGCGCGATCATCAATGGCACAAAGCATTTGTAGAGCACCGCCATGAGTGGGGAGAGTCAATTCAGGCTTTTATGTTTGGTCATGCCAATTACGAAATGTTGACTCGCCCTTATATAGG
This DNA window, taken from Pseudoalteromonas marina, encodes the following:
- a CDS encoding putative manganese transporter, encoding MNSITQIGLITPASKRFVSQNKRLLLPLFLLVCFAVPSLRDIAITALSDAFFQVSVFVAATLLIYYYAIERLPQLELSYLSAKSPALEVFFAALLGALPGCGGAIIVVTQFTKGQASFGAIVAVLTATMGDAAFLLLATRPTEGAVIMAIGLVVGTMCGAFVNTVHKHDFLRPSLKEQTRQVKILPTRIIRVSKPVWMLAIFPSLIIAFLIAFNVDFNQFGEYTNTGIHLFGAGMALFIVTVWAYSSKGETYKQITSEEDECNPSSKVVKVLQDTHFVTAWVVASFMLFEILVNVAGLDLKTWFAHYAYLAPLIAVIIGFLPGCGPQIIVSTLYIQGIIPFSALTANAISNDGDALFPAIALAPKAAIIATLYTALPALGVGYGLYFISY
- a CDS encoding M28 family metallopeptidase; protein product: MKRNLSLTLLASAVLAGCAATSITPSDVTNGYNSIKADELAKHIKVLASDEFGGRAPSSPGEKLTLDYLTTQFKALGFEPGNGDSFLQEVPLVSLEADSNMVLSIGGKDYQYKKDMVMGSSRISEKEGIENSELVFVGYGVNAPEYNWNDYEGIDVKGKTVVMLVNDPGFATKDPALFTGDAMTYYGRWTYKYEEASRQGAAGAIIIHETAPASYPWSVVENSWSGEQFGFQKENNNMDRVAVEGWVTSDVAKELFSKAGLDFDTVKENAAKGAYHVDMGDLTASVNVTNTIKTSVSYNFIATLPGSESPDEHVVYSAHWDHLGTDTSRKGDQIYNGAHDNATGTAGLIEVAEAFTKLPKHPSRSMTFLAVTAEEQGLLGSKYYAANPVIAANKTVANINMDSLNLLGKVKDMSVVGIGKSQMDEFLANAAKDQGRTLSGDPKPSSGGYYRSDHFAFANMGIPAMYAGGGTQAADEETANYRKRMSLVLRGCYHQPCDRYRDEWDLSGAVQDLQLFYKVGFDISEQEQWPTWNSNSEFQRK
- a CDS encoding DUF3025 domain-containing protein translates to MKRFTPPEQWQPNCLKTGAFNHLNSLFKLNEQTQWPSPKWFTPYLNATNENNLPIQFVDDAQIDFAERYYEQVIFETGEVPTRTENWHDLFGGFIWCLFPKTKSLINHRHVQDIAEYGLTKRTKHRNALTLFDECGVVLAISDSKWQTWLRDHQWHKAFVEHRHEWGESIQAFMFGHANYEMLTRPYIGLTGKALFINVPDEIFCKDLAMQYQYLDQVLYEKIKIEHCLADNSQLSPLPLLGVPGWHEDNENDTFYNNTDYFRPKRRTCA